Proteins found in one Tsukamurella paurometabola DSM 20162 genomic segment:
- the istA gene encoding IS21 family transposase gives MGSKVELFAQIRRDARVEGMSIRALARKHGVHRRTVRQALSSAEPPPRKTPERSSPRLDPFKAAIDAMLRSDLQAPRKQRHTATRIRERLAIEHGAVELSYSTVRDYVRVRRAQIEVEAGRRTEVFIAQDHAPGAEAEVDFGEVWVILNGVKTKCHMFVYRLSHSGKAIHRVYPIGGQEAFLEGHVEAFRELGGVPTRHIRYDNLTSAVVAVLQGGDRRRQENPRWTLFHSHYGFDPFYCQPGIAGAHEKGGVEGEVGWFRRNRLTPMPQVESLDELNEQIKTWEARDEGRRIDGRLRTVGQDYQHDRAALAPLPVEDFDPGLVLTPRVDRSAMITVRMVRYSVPAHLIGRRVRVSLQASQLLVYDGRALVARHQRVAGRGIAKVDLDHYLEVLKFKPGALPGSTALAQARAAGVFTASHDAFWAAARRVNGDVDGTSELIDVLLLHRSLPADAVTAGIDAALRVGAVTVEVVAVEARRADAALLTTSDMTGGASSGRHRVRHADRREQRVVSLTQRRLADPAAVIAGLPPDRRPLPTVAAYDRLLRRRTASDAPPPPTPERHP, from the coding sequence ATGGGATCGAAGGTGGAGCTGTTCGCGCAGATTCGGCGGGATGCCCGGGTCGAGGGCATGAGTATCCGGGCGTTAGCCCGGAAACATGGTGTGCATCGTCGGACGGTGCGGCAGGCGTTGTCGTCGGCGGAGCCGCCGCCGCGGAAGACGCCGGAGCGGTCATCGCCGCGGTTGGATCCGTTCAAGGCGGCGATCGATGCGATGCTGCGGTCGGATCTTCAGGCTCCTCGGAAGCAGCGGCATACGGCGACGCGGATCCGGGAACGTTTGGCGATCGAGCACGGCGCGGTCGAGTTGTCGTATTCGACGGTGCGGGACTACGTGCGGGTTCGGCGGGCGCAGATCGAGGTGGAGGCCGGACGGCGCACGGAGGTGTTCATCGCTCAGGATCACGCGCCGGGTGCGGAGGCGGAGGTCGACTTCGGCGAGGTTTGGGTGATCCTGAACGGGGTCAAGACCAAGTGCCACATGTTCGTCTACCGGCTCTCGCATTCGGGCAAGGCCATTCACCGGGTCTATCCGATCGGCGGGCAGGAAGCGTTCCTCGAAGGACACGTGGAGGCGTTCCGCGAGCTCGGTGGGGTCCCGACCCGGCACATCCGCTACGACAACCTGACCTCGGCGGTGGTCGCGGTGCTGCAGGGCGGGGACCGGCGCCGGCAGGAGAACCCGCGCTGGACGTTGTTTCACTCGCACTACGGGTTCGATCCGTTCTACTGCCAGCCTGGTATCGCCGGGGCGCATGAGAAGGGTGGCGTTGAGGGCGAGGTCGGTTGGTTTCGCCGCAACCGTTTGACCCCGATGCCGCAGGTGGAGTCCCTTGATGAGCTCAACGAGCAGATCAAAACTTGGGAAGCGCGCGATGAGGGCCGGCGTATCGACGGCCGACTGCGGACCGTCGGCCAGGACTACCAGCACGACCGGGCTGCGCTGGCTCCGTTGCCGGTGGAGGATTTCGACCCTGGTCTGGTCCTCACACCGCGGGTGGACCGCTCGGCGATGATCACCGTTCGGATGGTCCGCTACTCGGTGCCGGCGCATCTGATCGGCCGCCGAGTCCGCGTCTCCCTGCAGGCCTCTCAGCTGCTGGTCTACGACGGCCGCGCCCTAGTCGCGCGGCACCAGCGCGTCGCCGGCCGCGGTATCGCGAAGGTCGACCTCGACCACTACCTCGAGGTTCTCAAGTTCAAACCCGGCGCCCTGCCGGGATCAACAGCGTTGGCTCAAGCCCGCGCAGCGGGGGTGTTCACCGCCAGCCACGACGCGTTCTGGGCCGCAGCCCGAAGAGTGAACGGTGACGTCGACGGCACCAGCGAGCTGATCGACGTGCTGCTCTTGCACCGCAGCCTGCCCGCGGACGCGGTGACTGCCGGCATCGACGCTGCATTGCGGGTCGGGGCGGTGACCGTCGAGGTGGTCGCGGTGGAGGCCCGCCGCGCAGACGCAGCACTGCTGACCACTAGCGACATGACGGGTGGGGCCAGCTCGGGTCGTCATCGCGTTCGCCACGCTGATCGGCGTGAGCAACGAGTTGTCAGCCTCACCCAACGACGCCTCGCAGACCCGGCCGCGGTGATCGCCGGCCTCCCACCTGACCGACGGCCACTACCGACGGTCGCCGCCTACGACCGGCTCCTCCGTCGGCGCACCGCCTCAGACGCTCCACCACCACCGACTCCGGAAAGGCACCCATGA
- a CDS encoding IS3 family transposase (programmed frameshift) yields the protein MARKSYTDEFRCRAVDLYESTPGATLQGIAADLGVSRGSLKGWVDKLGSGTRTASAAAGVSVGRRESQAARITRLEAENGVLRVEQAKLAEERDILRQAAKYFGRGDELVNRFQFVEDHKDAYGVKRLCQVIGIARSSFYAWLAAAQGRAARTAADSVLAGRIRVLQDPKQGGDRAYGAPRITADLNAGAAESERVNHKRVARVMREHGLAGIRLRKRVKTTVPDQSGRRFPDLIGRNFSTGGPGRRYVGDITYLPIADGSNLYLASVIDLGSRKLAGWSMATHMRTELVENALRAAQRERGTLAGAIFHSDHGSVYTSKAYTALCEHFGVTQSMGAIGSSADNALAESFNATLKRELLQGRPAFGDQATAYRAVFRWANRYNTRRRHSAIGNITPNTYETAYRATLTQAA from the exons ATGGCCAGGAAGAGTTACACCGATGAGTTCCGGTGCCGGGCGGTGGACTTGTATGAGTCGACGCCGGGTGCGACGTTGCAGGGGATCGCGGCGGATTTGGGTGTGTCCCGGGGATCGTTGAAGGGGTGGGTCGACAAGCTCGGCTCCGGGACGAGGACCGCGTCGGCTGCGGCGGGGGTGTCAGTGGGGCGGCGGGAGTCGCAGGCGGCGAGGATCACGAGGCTGGAGGCCGAGAATGGGGTGTTGCGGGTCGAGCAGGCAAAGCTTGCTGAGGAACGCGACATTCTCCGTCAGGCGGCGAAGTATTTCG GCCGGGGAGACGAGTTGGTGAACCGCTTCCAGTTCGTTGAGGACCACAAGGACGCCTACGGCGTGAAGCGGTTGTGCCAGGTGATTGGGATCGCGCGGTCGTCGTTCTACGCGTGGCTCGCTGCAGCGCAGGGGCGGGCCGCGCGGACGGCGGCTGACTCGGTGCTGGCGGGCCGGATCCGGGTGCTGCAAGACCCGAAACAGGGCGGGGATCGTGCTTACGGAGCGCCTCGGATCACCGCTGACCTCAACGCCGGCGCAGCCGAGAGTGAGCGGGTCAACCACAAGCGCGTGGCGCGCGTGATGCGTGAGCACGGCCTGGCCGGAATCCGGCTCCGCAAGCGTGTGAAGACAACCGTCCCGGATCAGTCCGGTCGACGCTTCCCAGATCTGATCGGCAGGAACTTCAGCACCGGCGGTCCTGGTCGCCGCTACGTCGGCGACATCACCTACCTGCCCATCGCCGACGGCAGCAACCTCTACCTCGCGTCGGTCATCGACCTGGGCTCACGCAAGCTGGCAGGCTGGTCGATGGCCACTCACATGCGCACCGAGCTCGTCGAAAACGCACTACGGGCCGCGCAGCGCGAACGCGGCACCCTGGCTGGGGCGATCTTTCACTCCGACCACGGGTCGGTCTACACCTCGAAGGCCTACACCGCCCTCTGCGAGCACTTCGGCGTGACCCAGTCGATGGGAGCGATCGGCTCGTCCGCGGACAACGCCCTCGCTGAGAGCTTCAACGCGACCCTCAAACGCGAACTCCTCCAAGGCCGACCAGCGTTCGGCGACCAGGCCACGGCCTACCGGGCCGTGTTCCGGTGGGCCAACCGCTACAACACCCGCCGCCGGCACTCCGCGATCGGCAACATCACACCAAACACCTACGAAACCGCCTACCGCGCTACGCTCACGCAAGCGGCATAA
- a CDS encoding MarR family winged helix-turn-helix transcriptional regulator: MNEPDEGLGDVLNHITMLLGIVTRDHGTPGALSYSRMRLLGTLEEVQPATQHELAQAMLVSDAAVSRMLATLAPEGLVTVEPDPEHARRRLVRLTEKGAEQFHASSTDYAAQLEKALTAQDFPYERYLRDSIALRDFLANAAGRG, from the coding sequence ATGAACGAACCCGACGAGGGCCTGGGCGACGTGCTCAACCACATCACGATGCTGCTCGGCATCGTGACCCGCGACCACGGCACTCCCGGCGCGCTGAGCTACAGCCGGATGCGGCTGCTCGGCACACTGGAAGAGGTGCAGCCCGCCACGCAGCACGAGCTCGCACAGGCGATGCTCGTGTCCGACGCGGCCGTCAGCCGCATGCTGGCCACACTCGCACCGGAGGGGCTGGTCACCGTCGAACCCGATCCCGAGCACGCGCGGCGGCGCCTGGTGCGCCTGACCGAGAAGGGAGCGGAGCAGTTCCACGCGTCGAGCACCGACTACGCGGCGCAGCTCGAAAAAGCCCTCACCGCACAGGACTTCCCGTACGAGCGGTACCTCCGCGACAGCATCGCGCTGCGCGACTTCCTCGCGAACGCGGCCGGCCGCGGCTGA
- a CDS encoding plasmid pRiA4b ORF-3 family protein: MVEDLSAVAREYVEGLSPQERRVVLDAVVNARFAAEVDALTRVRQPTLLPVPDRVVGFRVRLDLHGAKPPVWRRLELPGDLTLSAVHEVIQAAMGWYDCHLHKFRTGSDHRSPAFLTAFDVSEGEEGVLEQDVRLDQVIAGVGDELWYEYDFGDGWEHKLKVEQVLDTCPSASLCVAGKNACPPEDCGGLGGFHEVALWVRKGRDAAHLPDSFGSAEEANDWLPGGWDPDVFDVDDANAAITLALFDPASVLAPGHGELGQIAHRLTMQGSSLLQGVLARPQSHGQASVSAAEAERLTEPYRLLLEEVGEGVKLTAAGYLPPVVVERFAQRSGIANWWMGKANREDLTPPVATVREAAQAVGLLSVRKGRISPTRAARRIGGDPTALWEHIVGRLPCGTKDFDREAGWLLLAVVGSGTPVENWRKEVSDLLYAAGWRTGGANRYPMMLPVTSPTYTILESMTDTHRDRWHVRGTDDGIAATARAVLNQR; encoded by the coding sequence ATGGTCGAGGATCTGTCTGCTGTGGCCCGCGAGTATGTGGAGGGGCTGAGCCCGCAGGAGAGACGGGTTGTGCTTGATGCGGTGGTGAACGCGCGGTTCGCTGCAGAGGTCGATGCTCTGACGCGGGTGCGGCAGCCGACGCTGCTACCTGTGCCTGACCGGGTGGTCGGGTTTCGTGTCCGGTTGGATCTGCATGGCGCGAAGCCTCCTGTGTGGCGGCGGCTGGAGTTGCCCGGCGATCTGACACTTTCTGCTGTGCACGAGGTGATCCAGGCGGCGATGGGCTGGTACGACTGTCACCTGCACAAGTTCAGGACAGGCAGCGATCATCGTTCTCCGGCCTTCCTGACGGCATTCGATGTCAGCGAGGGCGAGGAAGGGGTGCTGGAGCAGGATGTCCGGCTCGATCAGGTCATCGCGGGCGTGGGTGACGAGCTGTGGTACGAGTACGACTTTGGCGATGGCTGGGAGCACAAGCTCAAGGTTGAGCAGGTCCTCGACACCTGTCCGTCTGCGTCGCTGTGTGTGGCGGGGAAGAACGCGTGCCCGCCTGAGGACTGCGGTGGTCTGGGCGGGTTCCATGAAGTAGCACTGTGGGTTCGCAAGGGTAGGGACGCGGCGCACCTTCCTGACAGTTTCGGCAGCGCGGAGGAGGCGAACGACTGGCTCCCTGGGGGCTGGGACCCGGATGTCTTCGACGTCGATGACGCCAATGCCGCCATCACGCTCGCTCTTTTCGATCCTGCTTCGGTTCTGGCTCCAGGCCACGGTGAACTGGGGCAGATCGCCCATCGGCTGACGATGCAGGGCAGCTCGTTGTTGCAGGGGGTGCTCGCGCGGCCGCAGTCGCACGGCCAGGCCAGTGTGTCCGCCGCGGAAGCTGAACGGCTCACCGAGCCTTACCGTCTGCTGCTCGAAGAAGTCGGTGAGGGGGTCAAGCTCACCGCCGCGGGTTACCTCCCGCCTGTTGTGGTCGAGCGGTTCGCGCAGCGCAGTGGCATCGCGAACTGGTGGATGGGAAAGGCGAACCGGGAGGATCTCACGCCTCCGGTGGCGACGGTGCGTGAAGCGGCGCAGGCGGTGGGGCTACTCAGTGTCCGCAAGGGCAGGATCAGCCCAACCCGGGCTGCTCGTCGCATCGGCGGTGACCCCACAGCGTTGTGGGAACACATCGTGGGACGGCTTCCTTGCGGTACCAAGGATTTCGATCGTGAGGCCGGATGGCTCCTGCTTGCCGTGGTCGGGAGCGGAACACCGGTGGAGAACTGGCGAAAAGAGGTCAGTGACCTGCTCTACGCAGCAGGATGGAGAACCGGCGGCGCCAACCGCTACCCGATGATGCTGCCCGTGACGAGCCCGACCTACACGATCCTCGAGAGCATGACCGATACGCACCGCGATAGATGGCACGTGCGCGGAACAGACGACGGTATCGCTGCTACCGCCCGCGCAGTGCTCAACCAGCGATAA
- the istB gene encoding IS21-like element helper ATPase IstB, with translation MSTTTSKSQATTLAPSLRRRGGLTEEAAIAAVDQACRRLRLPTVRSMIDQHLAAAAKQQLSYQGFLAELLLAEVDDRDRRSTVRRVKAAGFPRDKWLADFDFDANPDIEAATIHQLATGDWIRHGLPLCLIGDSGTGKSHLLIGLGTAAAEQGFRVRYTLATKLVNELVEAADDKQLAKTINRYGRVDLLIIDELGYMELDRRGAELLFQVLTEREEKNSVAIASNQSFSGWTDTFTDPRLCAAIVDRLTYRGTIIETGTHSYRLAHTEGAAEF, from the coding sequence ATGAGCACCACCACCTCGAAGTCCCAGGCCACCACGCTGGCGCCATCACTGCGGCGCCGCGGAGGTCTCACCGAAGAAGCCGCGATCGCTGCCGTTGACCAAGCCTGCCGACGCCTGCGGCTACCGACGGTGCGGTCGATGATCGACCAGCACCTCGCCGCCGCGGCCAAGCAACAGCTCTCGTATCAGGGGTTCCTCGCCGAACTCCTCCTGGCGGAGGTCGATGACCGCGACCGGCGCTCGACTGTTCGCCGCGTGAAAGCCGCCGGGTTCCCGAGGGATAAGTGGTTGGCGGACTTCGACTTCGACGCCAACCCCGACATCGAGGCCGCCACCATCCACCAGCTCGCCACCGGCGACTGGATCCGCCACGGCCTGCCGCTCTGCCTGATCGGCGACTCCGGAACCGGCAAATCCCACCTGCTGATCGGATTGGGAACCGCCGCCGCTGAGCAGGGCTTTAGAGTCCGCTACACCCTCGCCACGAAACTGGTGAACGAGCTGGTCGAAGCCGCTGACGACAAGCAGCTCGCCAAGACCATCAACCGCTACGGCCGCGTTGACCTGCTCATCATTGACGAGCTCGGCTACATGGAACTCGACCGCCGCGGCGCCGAACTGCTCTTCCAAGTCCTCACCGAACGCGAGGAGAAGAACAGCGTCGCGATCGCCTCCAACCAATCCTTCTCCGGCTGGACCGACACCTTCACCGACCCCCGGCTCTGCGCCGCCATCGTCGACCGGTTGACCTACCGCGGCACCATCATCGAAACCGGCACCCACAGCTACCGACTCGCACACACCGAGGGGGCGGCAGAGTTCTGA
- a CDS encoding DUF1349 domain-containing protein yields the protein MTESQPIDWADGTWTNEPARVHLADGDLDVTAAEGSDAWRRTAYGFVHDTEHALLAPLAVGEAMEVSFRGPWDGQFDQAGVFVRVDEEHWIKTGIEFADGHLGLGAVVTDVRSDWSVGHVDEWRDSEITVRVSRWPDAVIVRARAAGEQWRLVRVAPFDGEAAASAGPFLAAPMRVGLTVRFTRWERSAADASLH from the coding sequence GTGACCGAATCGCAGCCCATCGACTGGGCCGATGGAACCTGGACCAACGAACCCGCACGGGTTCACCTCGCCGACGGCGACCTCGACGTCACCGCTGCCGAGGGGAGTGACGCCTGGCGGCGCACCGCGTACGGCTTCGTCCACGATACGGAGCACGCCCTGCTCGCCCCCCTCGCAGTCGGCGAGGCCATGGAGGTCTCGTTCCGCGGCCCGTGGGATGGGCAGTTCGACCAGGCCGGCGTCTTCGTCAGAGTCGACGAGGAGCATTGGATCAAGACCGGCATCGAGTTCGCGGACGGCCACCTCGGCCTCGGCGCGGTCGTGACCGATGTCCGCTCCGACTGGTCCGTCGGGCACGTGGACGAGTGGCGCGACAGTGAAATCACGGTGCGCGTGAGCAGGTGGCCGGATGCCGTCATCGTGCGGGCCCGCGCCGCTGGTGAGCAGTGGCGGCTCGTGCGGGTCGCGCCCTTCGACGGCGAGGCTGCGGCATCCGCCGGCCCGTTCCTAGCGGCGCCGATGCGTGTAGGTCTCACCGTGCGATTCACGCGGTGGGAACGGTCCGCCGCGGACGCTTCCCTGCACTGA
- a CDS encoding DUF6790 family protein, with amino-acid sequence MNASTQFLLHTSTPLIFPVAAAIWATFRSVRRPGERLETWQRAMLVAAGLGAAWVGAFFLLAPDAMANEIGFPAGNPFQFEIAFTNLGFAAMAFVLVRRHRDFRLAYGVGYAIFLWGAAVGHLDQWFAHGDHQPGNTGGILLVDILVPAAIIALAIADRRRARSHGSPAAVAAAA; translated from the coding sequence ATGAACGCATCGACGCAATTCCTCCTCCACACCTCCACCCCGCTGATCTTCCCGGTCGCCGCGGCGATCTGGGCGACGTTCCGGTCCGTCCGCCGGCCCGGCGAGCGCCTCGAGACCTGGCAGCGGGCCATGCTCGTCGCCGCCGGTCTGGGCGCCGCCTGGGTGGGCGCCTTCTTCCTCCTCGCGCCGGACGCGATGGCGAACGAGATCGGCTTCCCGGCAGGCAATCCGTTCCAATTCGAAATCGCCTTCACCAACCTCGGTTTCGCGGCGATGGCCTTCGTGCTGGTCCGCCGGCATCGGGACTTCCGCCTCGCCTACGGCGTTGGCTACGCGATCTTCCTGTGGGGCGCCGCCGTCGGACACCTCGACCAGTGGTTTGCGCACGGCGATCACCAGCCCGGCAACACGGGCGGCATCCTCCTCGTCGACATCCTCGTTCCGGCGGCGATCATCGCGCTGGCGATCGCGGACCGTCGACGTGCGCGGTCGCACGGTTCGCCCGCGGCCGTCGCTGCGGCGGCCTGA
- a CDS encoding enoyl-CoA hydratase/isomerase family protein, whose product MTDIETADIVTTVSGGTGHIELNRPAALNALTTDMVHAIDAALQAWESDDAVTRVLITSASPKAYCAGGDIRAIRDQVVAGEDFTPFFRDEYEMNLRLAEFPKPVIALIDGVNMGGGVGVSIHGSHRVVSEKALIAMPEVAIGFLPDVGATYLLARLPQGVGELMGMTAARLGAGDALAVGLGTHFVPSSAMPNVEAALLAGEDLDGVLARFGDTAPASTLPLDEIADVFGRDSVTEILAGLATSSGAWADTAREQLSTACPTSVFVTFGLIQQARERTLAQCLAEEAVVGARMIRRPDFVEGIRAVLVDKTRDPKFSPAAMGDVEDAEIEAILGS is encoded by the coding sequence GTGACGGACATCGAGACCGCCGACATCGTGACCACCGTGTCCGGGGGCACCGGACACATCGAACTGAACCGGCCCGCGGCGCTCAACGCGCTCACCACGGACATGGTGCACGCGATCGATGCGGCGCTGCAGGCCTGGGAGTCCGACGATGCGGTGACCCGCGTCCTCATCACCTCCGCTTCGCCCAAGGCCTATTGCGCCGGCGGCGACATCCGGGCCATCCGCGACCAGGTGGTGGCGGGGGAGGACTTCACCCCGTTCTTCCGCGACGAGTACGAGATGAACCTGCGCCTCGCGGAGTTCCCCAAGCCCGTGATCGCCCTCATCGACGGCGTGAACATGGGTGGCGGCGTGGGTGTTTCGATCCACGGTTCGCACCGCGTGGTGTCCGAGAAGGCGCTCATCGCGATGCCCGAGGTGGCGATCGGCTTCCTGCCCGATGTGGGTGCTACCTACCTTCTCGCGCGTCTCCCGCAGGGAGTCGGCGAGCTGATGGGGATGACCGCCGCGCGTCTCGGCGCCGGTGACGCGCTCGCCGTCGGCCTCGGCACGCATTTCGTGCCGTCGTCGGCCATGCCGAACGTCGAGGCCGCGCTGCTCGCAGGGGAGGACCTCGACGGTGTCCTCGCCCGCTTCGGCGATACCGCGCCCGCCTCGACCCTGCCGCTCGACGAGATCGCCGACGTTTTCGGCCGCGATTCGGTGACGGAGATCCTGGCGGGGCTCGCCACCTCGTCGGGTGCGTGGGCCGATACCGCCCGCGAGCAGCTGTCGACGGCCTGCCCCACCTCGGTGTTCGTCACGTTCGGCCTGATTCAGCAGGCGCGTGAGCGGACATTGGCCCAGTGCCTCGCCGAGGAGGCCGTGGTGGGCGCGCGCATGATCCGCCGCCCCGACTTCGTCGAGGGGATCCGCGCGGTGCTCGTCGACAAGACCCGCGATCCGAAGTTCTCGCCCGCGGCCATGGGCGACGTCGAGGACGCGGAGATCGAGGCGATCCTCGGCTCCTGA
- a CDS encoding LysE family translocator, translating into MVLTPGPNMIYLVSRSISQGRTAGLISLAGTGVGFVVYLVLANVGLAVVFVAVPWLFMGIKAAGALYLGYLAWQALRPGGRGLFETDDLPRDPAGKLFRRGLLTNLLNPKAAIMYLALIPQFIEPARGHTAAQGLLLGGVQITVSMLVNAAIVVAAGAVAALIARRPAWATWQRRITGTLLGAVALMLAREVPQRARL; encoded by the coding sequence ATGGTGCTCACGCCCGGGCCGAACATGATCTACCTCGTCTCGCGCAGCATCAGCCAGGGCCGCACGGCGGGTCTGATCTCGCTGGCGGGCACCGGGGTGGGCTTCGTCGTCTACCTCGTCCTCGCGAACGTCGGGCTCGCCGTCGTCTTCGTCGCGGTGCCGTGGCTGTTCATGGGCATCAAGGCGGCGGGGGCGCTGTACCTGGGCTACCTCGCGTGGCAGGCGCTGCGCCCCGGAGGCCGCGGGCTGTTCGAGACCGACGACCTGCCGCGCGATCCCGCCGGGAAGCTGTTCCGCAGAGGGCTGCTCACCAACCTGCTCAACCCCAAGGCGGCGATCATGTACCTCGCGCTGATCCCGCAGTTCATCGAACCCGCGCGCGGGCACACGGCGGCGCAGGGCTTGTTGCTGGGCGGCGTGCAGATCACCGTCTCGATGCTGGTCAACGCCGCGATCGTGGTCGCGGCCGGTGCCGTGGCGGCGCTTATCGCGCGCCGACCTGCCTGGGCCACGTGGCAGCGGCGGATCACCGGAACCCTACTCGGTGCCGTCGCGCTGATGCTCGCCCGTGAGGTCCCGCAGCGCGCCCGTCTGTAA